In a single window of the Flavivirga spongiicola genome:
- a CDS encoding glycosyltransferase family 4 protein has translation MKKKVLIITYYWPPAGGPGVQRWLKFVKYLPEFNIDPIVYIPDNPNYPLLDESLVSEIPDSITILKQPIKEPYKLAGMFSKKSSKTISKGIILDHKKQSFIEKLMLYVRGNFFIPDARIGWVKPSVAYLSKYISENNIETVITTGPPHSLHLIGLQLKERLGVKWLADFRDPWTTIGYHKQLKLTNVSKEKHIALEKKVLNTADQVIVTSSTTKKEFQQITSQPIEVITNGYDYESASTLKLDSRFSISHIGSLLSKRNPEILWNVLSDLVKENNAFSKDFQLNFIGAVSEDVLESIKNNELSNYINEVGYVSHKEAVMFQKKSQLLLLVEIDSEDTKCIIPGKLFEYMVSNRPIIAIGPRDSDVKKIIKETNTGNYFNYNDYEPLKTTILECYKAFQNKDLQSFPIGLQKYSRKQLTEQLTALIKK, from the coding sequence ATGAAAAAAAAAGTACTTATTATAACTTATTATTGGCCACCAGCAGGAGGCCCTGGGGTACAACGCTGGTTGAAATTCGTAAAGTATTTGCCAGAATTTAATATAGATCCCATTGTCTATATTCCAGATAACCCTAATTACCCTTTGTTGGATGAAAGTTTAGTGTCTGAAATTCCAGATAGTATCACCATTTTAAAACAGCCAATAAAGGAGCCTTATAAGTTAGCGGGGATGTTCTCAAAAAAATCATCGAAAACCATAAGTAAAGGGATTATTTTAGATCATAAAAAGCAAAGTTTTATTGAGAAATTGATGCTTTACGTTAGAGGTAACTTTTTTATACCTGATGCGCGAATAGGCTGGGTGAAGCCATCTGTAGCCTATCTTTCAAAGTATATTTCAGAAAATAATATTGAAACTGTAATAACTACTGGACCTCCACATAGTTTGCATCTTATAGGCTTACAGTTAAAGGAAAGATTAGGGGTAAAGTGGCTAGCTGATTTTAGAGACCCATGGACGACCATTGGCTACCATAAGCAATTAAAACTAACAAATGTTTCAAAAGAAAAGCATATAGCTTTAGAAAAGAAGGTTTTAAATACTGCTGATCAGGTGATAGTGACCAGTTCCACAACTAAAAAAGAGTTTCAACAAATAACAAGTCAACCCATTGAGGTTATTACAAATGGGTATGATTACGAATCTGCTAGTACGTTAAAACTAGATTCTAGATTTTCAATATCCCACATAGGTTCTTTATTGTCAAAACGAAATCCAGAAATTTTATGGAATGTATTAAGTGATCTTGTTAAAGAAAATAATGCTTTTTCAAAGGATTTTCAACTTAATTTTATTGGTGCTGTTAGTGAAGATGTGTTAGAGTCTATTAAAAATAACGAATTAAGTAATTATATTAATGAGGTGGGGTATGTTTCACATAAAGAAGCAGTTATGTTTCAGAAAAAATCACAACTATTATTGTTGGTTGAAATAGATTCAGAAGATACAAAATGCATTATACCTGGAAAACTATTTGAATATATGGTTTCAAACAGACCCATTATTGCAATAGGCCCTAGAGATTCAGATGTTAAAAAAATCATTAAAGAAACGAATACAGGAAATTACTTTAATTACAATGATTATGAACCGTTAAAAACGACTATATTAGAATGTTATAAAGCGTTCCAAAATAAAGATTTACAATCGTTTCCAATCGGATTGCAAAAATATAGTAGAAAACAATTAACTGAGCAGTTAACTGCGTTAATTAAGAAATAA
- a CDS encoding transporter, producing the protein MNPMKSTLCLLLTLISIQAYSQYTDVINSNRPGVSRSAFSVGTNVVQFEIGPYITKEKRTPATSHEVSGFGIDFAARYGLLLEELELNIEGTYQNDTKTYTSNLSAEEKRSNFKMLTVGAKYLVYDPYKNSEEKKPNLYSWRANHRFRWSSLIPAVSVYLGANFDTKNNPYTASGIEGFSPKIMIATQNNFPGGWVFVMNLIKDRIGSDQSDFQYILTLTHSFNPKWVIFGETQGIQSDFYADNLFRLGGAYLLKRDLQLDTALTFNTKDTPSVFGVNFGVSYRLDFHKDKESKDKEINNGNSAKEEGKRRSRRNKNKKNATDTDKKQKRNDIDFDDN; encoded by the coding sequence ATGAACCCAATGAAATCTACCTTATGTTTATTACTGACTTTAATTTCAATTCAGGCCTACAGTCAATATACTGATGTTATTAACTCGAATAGACCCGGTGTGTCTCGAAGCGCTTTTTCTGTAGGCACAAATGTTGTTCAATTTGAAATAGGCCCTTATATTACAAAAGAAAAAAGGACACCTGCTACCTCCCATGAAGTATCTGGGTTTGGAATTGATTTTGCTGCACGTTACGGATTATTACTTGAGGAATTAGAATTAAATATTGAAGGTACCTACCAAAACGACACAAAAACATATACATCAAATTTATCTGCCGAAGAAAAGCGATCTAATTTTAAAATGTTAACAGTTGGAGCTAAATACCTTGTGTATGATCCTTATAAAAATTCAGAAGAAAAGAAACCTAACCTATACAGTTGGAGAGCTAACCATCGCTTTAGATGGAGCTCATTAATTCCCGCTGTTTCAGTATACTTGGGAGCTAATTTTGACACAAAAAACAATCCTTATACAGCTTCAGGTATTGAAGGGTTTAGCCCTAAAATAATGATAGCAACTCAAAACAATTTCCCAGGAGGATGGGTATTTGTTATGAATTTAATAAAAGATAGAATTGGATCTGATCAATCAGATTTTCAATATATTTTAACATTAACCCACTCTTTCAACCCTAAGTGGGTTATATTTGGTGAAACCCAAGGAATACAAAGTGATTTTTATGCTGATAATCTTTTTAGACTTGGAGGTGCTTACTTATTGAAACGAGATCTTCAATTAGATACGGCGTTAACCTTTAACACAAAAGATACTCCATCTGTTTTTGGTGTAAACTTTGGAGTATCATATCGATTAGATTTTCATAAAGACAAAGAAAGCAAGGATAAAGAAATAAATAATGGTAACTCGGCTAAAGAAGAAGGAAAAAGAAGATCCAGACGCAATAAAAACAAAAAAAATGCTACTGATACAGATAAAAAACAAAAACGAAACGATATAGATTTTGACGACAATTAA
- a CDS encoding DUF4834 family protein: MLQFASVTGFVRMILIILLIYFGIKILSRLFAPFLVKYVAKKAEQRFGDQFGQFGKQQQEKQKKEGEVSIDKIPKTKTSNKNVGDYVDYEEID; encoded by the coding sequence ATGCTACAATTTGCATCTGTAACAGGTTTTGTTAGAATGATACTAATCATTCTTCTTATTTACTTTGGAATAAAAATTTTATCACGCTTATTTGCTCCGTTTCTTGTTAAATACGTTGCTAAAAAAGCGGAACAGCGTTTTGGTGATCAATTTGGCCAGTTTGGAAAACAACAACAAGAAAAACAAAAAAAAGAAGGAGAAGTTAGTATAGATAAAATACCAAAAACTAAAACTTCGAATAAAAATGTAGGGGATTATGTTGATTACGAAGAAATTGATTAA
- a CDS encoding YfhO family protein, with product MQFSVKRIGPHLLVLVGFVILSLAYFSPVLKGEKIFQSDIMQYIGMSKQQKDFKAETGEETYWTNSAFAGMPTYQLGAKYPHNYIKKLDLTLRFLPRPADYLFLYLLSFYVLLLVLKVDFKLAALGAIAFGFSTYLIIILGVGHNSKAHAIAYMPLVLSGVLLVFQKKYIHGFLLTTVAMGLELVANHFQMTYYLLLLVIVLGVAYLIDAYRKKILPHYFKSIGIMVAAVVLSIALNATNVLATQEYVKESTRGKSELTINPDGSPKPVTSGLDRDYITQFSYGLVETFNLFIPRFMGGGNGENLGKGSATYEAYRKLGASTTQALEESKHAPMYWGEQPIVEAPAYIGAVILFLFVFALFLVKGRLKWWLVGGTLLSLLLSYGKNLGFLTNFFIDYVPLYNKFRAVSSIQVILELCIPVLAIFGLVRLFDDFEKKEEKLKALKYTSIITGGIAVMFLLFKSSLFDFVGANDGQYMQAYGPDFVRSIKEDRKAIFTQDTLRTLVLVSLSAVVVFMFLRDKLKEKWVIVVFCALILFDLVGVNRRYVNNDDFVSAIKVNKPFQANEVDREILKDTAHFRVFDLVSGPSKPSYFHNSLNGYNAAELKRYREVFDFYVARNNMNVLNMFNTKYIIAQDDKGGLFSYKNDEANGNAWFVQRLQEVESANEEIKQLDSLPNKAIAIYSSHKALENLKNVKPNYVIDSLTSIRLTEVKPNYLKYKSRNSNEGFAVFSEVYYGNGWKTFVDGEERSHIRVNYTLRGMQIPVGNHTIEFKFDPDVVKTGSHIALASSVLFGILLLGGLLYEFKKK from the coding sequence ATGCAATTTTCAGTTAAAAGAATAGGTCCTCATTTATTAGTTTTAGTAGGATTTGTAATACTTTCATTGGCTTATTTTAGCCCTGTTTTAAAAGGAGAAAAAATATTTCAAAGCGATATCATGCAATACATAGGCATGAGTAAGCAACAAAAAGATTTTAAAGCAGAAACTGGTGAAGAAACGTATTGGACGAATAGCGCATTTGCTGGGATGCCCACCTATCAGTTAGGAGCAAAGTATCCACACAATTATATTAAAAAATTAGATTTAACACTTCGGTTTTTACCTCGACCAGCAGACTACTTGTTTTTGTACCTGCTAAGTTTTTATGTACTGTTGTTGGTTTTAAAGGTCGATTTTAAACTCGCTGCACTTGGAGCTATAGCTTTTGGGTTCTCAACCTATTTAATAATTATTTTAGGTGTAGGACATAATAGTAAAGCACATGCTATTGCTTATATGCCATTGGTTTTAAGTGGTGTTCTGCTTGTTTTTCAAAAAAAGTATATTCATGGTTTTTTACTAACAACAGTGGCTATGGGTTTAGAGCTTGTGGCTAATCATTTTCAAATGACTTACTATTTATTGCTGTTAGTCATTGTTTTAGGTGTCGCGTACTTAATTGATGCTTATAGAAAAAAGATACTTCCACATTATTTTAAATCGATAGGGATTATGGTTGCTGCTGTAGTTCTTTCAATAGCTCTGAATGCAACAAATGTCTTGGCAACACAAGAATATGTAAAGGAAAGTACCCGAGGTAAAAGCGAACTAACAATAAATCCTGATGGCTCACCAAAACCAGTGACTTCTGGTTTAGATAGAGATTATATTACACAGTTTAGTTATGGTCTTGTTGAAACTTTTAATCTTTTTATCCCAAGATTCATGGGAGGAGGAAATGGTGAAAATCTTGGTAAAGGTTCTGCTACTTATGAAGCCTATAGAAAGTTAGGAGCTAGTACGACACAAGCTTTGGAAGAGTCGAAACACGCACCTATGTATTGGGGAGAACAACCTATTGTTGAAGCTCCAGCATATATTGGAGCCGTTATATTATTTTTATTTGTTTTTGCTCTATTTCTTGTAAAAGGACGACTAAAATGGTGGCTTGTTGGTGGAACTTTATTGTCCTTGTTATTGTCTTATGGCAAGAATTTAGGGTTTTTAACGAATTTCTTTATTGATTATGTGCCGCTTTATAACAAATTTAGAGCCGTTAGTTCTATTCAAGTAATTTTAGAATTGTGTATTCCAGTGTTGGCGATTTTCGGGTTGGTAAGATTGTTCGATGACTTTGAAAAGAAAGAAGAGAAGCTTAAAGCTTTAAAATATACCAGTATTATCACAGGTGGTATTGCTGTTATGTTTTTGTTGTTTAAGTCATCATTATTTGATTTTGTTGGAGCTAATGATGGTCAGTATATGCAAGCATATGGCCCAGATTTTGTTAGATCTATTAAAGAAGATAGAAAAGCTATTTTCACCCAAGATACGTTGCGAACACTTGTTTTAGTGTCATTATCAGCAGTCGTCGTTTTTATGTTTTTACGTGATAAACTAAAAGAAAAATGGGTAATAGTCGTGTTTTGTGCGCTTATTCTTTTTGATTTAGTTGGTGTAAATAGGCGTTATGTAAATAATGATGATTTTGTATCTGCTATTAAAGTAAATAAACCATTTCAAGCAAATGAGGTAGATCGAGAAATTTTAAAGGATACTGCACACTTTAGAGTGTTCGATTTGGTTTCAGGGCCTTCAAAACCTTCATATTTTCATAACTCTTTAAATGGTTATAATGCTGCAGAATTAAAGCGTTATAGGGAAGTGTTTGATTTCTATGTAGCGAGAAATAATATGAACGTACTTAACATGTTTAATACCAAGTATATTATAGCTCAAGATGACAAGGGAGGGCTGTTTTCTTATAAGAATGATGAAGCAAATGGTAACGCATGGTTTGTGCAAAGATTGCAAGAGGTGGAGTCGGCAAACGAAGAAATTAAGCAATTAGATAGTTTGCCTAATAAGGCTATAGCTATTTATTCTTCACATAAAGCTTTAGAAAATTTAAAAAATGTGAAACCAAATTATGTGATTGACTCGTTAACATCTATTCGTTTGACTGAAGTAAAGCCAAATTATTTAAAGTATAAGTCTAGAAATTCGAATGAAGGATTTGCCGTTTTTTCAGAAGTATATTATGGCAATGGGTGGAAAACTTTTGTGGATGGAGAAGAACGCTCGCATATTCGTGTTAATTATACATTACGCGGTATGCAAATACCTGTAGGGAACCATACCATAGAATTTAAGTTTGATCCAGATGTTGTTAAAACAGGTAGTCATATTGCTTTAGCGAGTTCTGTTTTGTTTGGAATATTGCTACTTGGTGGATTGTTATATGAATTTAAAAAGAAATGA
- a CDS encoding aminotransferase class I/II-fold pyridoxal phosphate-dependent enzyme codes for MKDLFEKIYKDKGPLGKWASQAEGYFVFPKLEGEISNRMKFQGKDVITWSINDYLGLANHPEVRRVDAEAAAQYGSAYPMGARMMSGHTDLHEKLQDELASFVNKEAAYLLNFGYQGMVSTIDALVSKDDIIVYDVDAHACIIDGVRLHMGKRFTYKHNDVESLEKNLDRATKMAEQTGGGILVISEGVFGMRGEQGRLKEIVALKEKYNFRLFVDDAHGFGTLGATGAGAGEEQGVQDDIDVYFATFAKSLASTGAFIAGDQEIIDYLKYNLRSQMFAKSLQMQLVVGALKRLEMLKTMPELKNKLWENVNALQSGLKDRGFDIGTTQSCVTPVYLKGSIPEAMALVRDLRENYGIFCSIVVYPVIPKGLILLRLIPTATHTLEDVSETLAAFEAIRSRLENGTYKRLSASVMAAMGE; via the coding sequence ATGAAGGATTTATTTGAAAAGATTTATAAGGACAAAGGACCATTAGGTAAATGGGCTTCCCAAGCAGAAGGGTACTTTGTATTCCCTAAATTAGAAGGAGAAATTTCTAATCGTATGAAATTTCAAGGAAAAGATGTTATTACTTGGAGTATTAATGATTATTTAGGATTAGCTAATCATCCAGAGGTAAGAAGAGTAGATGCTGAAGCTGCTGCTCAATATGGTTCTGCTTACCCTATGGGTGCTAGAATGATGTCTGGACATACAGATTTGCATGAAAAATTGCAAGACGAGTTAGCTTCCTTTGTAAATAAAGAAGCTGCATATTTATTAAACTTTGGGTATCAGGGTATGGTATCTACTATCGATGCTCTAGTATCTAAAGATGATATTATTGTTTATGATGTTGATGCACATGCATGTATTATTGATGGTGTTCGTTTACACATGGGTAAACGATTTACTTATAAGCATAATGATGTCGAAAGTTTAGAAAAAAACTTAGACAGAGCTACAAAAATGGCTGAACAAACCGGAGGAGGTATTTTGGTAATTTCTGAAGGTGTGTTTGGAATGCGAGGAGAACAAGGACGATTAAAAGAGATCGTAGCTCTTAAAGAGAAGTATAATTTTAGATTATTTGTTGATGATGCACATGGTTTTGGCACGTTAGGAGCTACAGGAGCTGGAGCTGGAGAAGAGCAAGGGGTGCAAGACGATATCGATGTCTATTTTGCAACATTTGCTAAATCATTAGCAAGTACAGGAGCGTTTATTGCAGGAGATCAAGAAATAATAGATTACCTAAAATATAACTTACGCTCTCAAATGTTTGCAAAATCATTGCAAATGCAATTAGTTGTAGGTGCTTTAAAGCGTTTAGAAATGCTTAAAACAATGCCAGAACTTAAAAATAAACTTTGGGAAAATGTAAATGCTTTACAATCTGGATTAAAAGATCGTGGGTTTGACATAGGAACAACTCAAAGCTGTGTAACACCAGTATATTTAAAAGGAAGTATTCCAGAAGCTATGGCTTTAGTTAGGGATCTGCGTGAAAATTATGGAATTTTCTGTTCTATAGTTGTTTATCCAGTAATACCTAAAGGGTTGATATTATTAAGATTAATACCGACAGCAACACATACTTTAGAGGATGTTTCAGAAACTTTAGCAGCTTTTGAGGCTATTAGATCTCGATTAGAAAATGGAACTTACAAACGTCTATCTGCTTCTGTAATGGCAGCAATGGGAGAGTAG
- a CDS encoding PLP-dependent cysteine synthase family protein, whose amino-acid sequence MKHKNQVFDNVLDLIGQTPLIKLNKIASKFKGDFYAKVESFNPGHSSKDRIALYIIEQAEQKGILSPGDTIIETTSGNTGFSIAMVSIIKGYDCVLAVSSKSSADKIDMLKTMGAKVYVCPAHVSADDPRSYYQVAKRLHEEIKGSVYINQYFNELNIDAHYKSTGPEIWNQTEGKITHLVACSGTGGTISGTAKYLKEQNPNIKVIGVDAFGSVIKKYHETREFDEKEIYPYRIEGLGKNLIPTATDFEVIDEFVKVTDEESAHTARLIAKTEGLFVGYTSGAVIQAILQLGELGEFKKEDNIVVIFPDHGSRYMSKVYSDKWMNEQGFFDSKNEVAAQKVEYIK is encoded by the coding sequence ATGAAACACAAAAATCAGGTTTTTGACAATGTATTAGATTTAATAGGTCAGACCCCACTTATTAAACTTAATAAAATAGCCTCTAAGTTTAAAGGAGACTTTTACGCAAAAGTAGAATCTTTTAATCCAGGACACTCTTCAAAAGATAGAATAGCACTTTACATTATAGAGCAAGCAGAGCAAAAAGGAATTTTATCACCAGGTGATACTATTATAGAAACTACTTCAGGTAATACTGGGTTTAGTATAGCTATGGTTAGTATTATAAAGGGATACGATTGTGTTTTGGCTGTAAGTTCTAAATCTTCAGCAGATAAAATAGACATGCTTAAAACCATGGGAGCTAAGGTTTATGTATGCCCTGCACATGTAAGTGCAGACGACCCTAGGTCGTACTATCAGGTAGCAAAGCGTTTGCATGAAGAAATAAAAGGCTCAGTCTACATTAATCAATATTTTAATGAGTTAAATATTGATGCACATTATAAATCTACTGGTCCGGAAATCTGGAATCAAACAGAAGGTAAAATAACACACCTTGTTGCTTGTAGCGGAACTGGCGGTACTATTTCAGGTACAGCGAAGTATTTAAAAGAACAAAACCCTAATATTAAAGTCATAGGAGTGGATGCTTTTGGTTCTGTTATCAAAAAATATCATGAAACCAGAGAATTTGATGAAAAAGAGATTTATCCATATAGAATAGAAGGTTTAGGGAAGAATTTAATTCCAACTGCTACAGATTTTGAAGTTATTGATGAATTTGTAAAAGTAACAGACGAAGAAAGTGCACATACAGCTAGATTAATAGCTAAGACTGAAGGTTTATTTGTTGGTTATACGTCTGGAGCTGTGATACAAGCTATCTTGCAATTGGGAGAACTAGGAGAGTTTAAAAAAGAAGATAATATTGTCGTTATCTTTCCAGATCATGGATCTCGATATATGAGTAAAGTATACAGCGATAAATGGATGAACGAGCAAGGCTTTTTTGATAGTAAAAATGAAGTTGCAGCACAAAAAGTTGAATACATAAAATAA
- a CDS encoding T9SS type A sorting domain-containing protein, with the protein MKKNYLLITLFIFQISFINAQIKLVHWFGTNTSTETYPRSGSALSSELTTAAENYNGLNTYADNRNVWNNPSTDATVDPNTSPYLSYELTTNSDVEFDRFVIGGAAAVGGSVQLQLRWSVDSYASSLGDFTPLNSGYQLFSIDLSSASSVSTGTVEFRVYFYNASGNIFNPGYYSYSSPDGTPASYGDTAQAVSIWAKESILGLDSFNKINVELYPNPTSERIKISGLKNTENYNIYNILGLKVKEGNISNKQEINIQNLKRGLYFIQLESGSIIKFMKE; encoded by the coding sequence ATGAAAAAAAATTATCTATTAATTACGCTTTTTATTTTTCAAATTAGTTTTATTAATGCACAAATAAAACTTGTACATTGGTTTGGCACAAATACGTCCACAGAAACTTACCCTCGTTCAGGATCTGCTCTTTCTTCTGAATTAACCACTGCTGCAGAGAATTATAATGGACTTAATACGTATGCTGATAATAGAAATGTTTGGAATAACCCAAGTACAGATGCAACTGTTGATCCAAATACGAGCCCATATCTTTCTTACGAATTAACAACTAACTCTGATGTTGAGTTTGATCGTTTTGTTATTGGTGGCGCTGCTGCTGTTGGAGGCTCTGTTCAACTCCAATTAAGGTGGAGTGTTGATAGTTATGCTAGCTCTTTAGGAGATTTTACTCCTTTAAATAGTGGATATCAATTATTCTCTATTGATCTATCCTCAGCCAGTTCAGTTTCTACCGGTACTGTAGAATTTAGAGTGTATTTTTATAATGCCTCTGGAAATATTTTCAATCCAGGATATTATTCTTATTCGTCGCCAGATGGTACACCGGCTTCATATGGAGATACAGCACAAGCTGTTAGTATATGGGCTAAAGAATCGATTCTTGGCTTAGATTCTTTCAATAAAATTAATGTAGAATTGTATCCTAATCCAACTAGTGAGCGCATAAAAATTTCCGGACTAAAAAATACCGAAAACTATAATATTTACAATATTTTGGGATTAAAAGTTAAAGAAGGCAACATTTCAAATAAGCAAGAAATTAATATTCAGAACCTAAAAAGAGGTTTGTATTTTATTCAATTAGAAAGTGGATCAATTATTAAATTTATGAAAGAATAG
- a CDS encoding oligosaccharide flippase family protein, translating to MGIVASQSFKNVISTYLGFFIGAINTLFLYTEFLSDEYYGMVGYMLSLAYVIMPLIAFGAHNTLVKFYSSFKTRVSLNSFLTLMLFLPFIITIPLSFFSYVCYDMIGDLLSQKNDMIGGYLWHIIIIALALAYFEVFFAWAKVQMQTVFGNFMKEVFHRVATMILLFLLYFKVVDVEQFMIGLVCVYVLRMFIMNVYAFNVKLPVITFKRINGLKNIFKYSFLIIIAGSIVTILLDVDKVMLGHYIQIEEIAYYNVAIFIATVIAVPQRSMHQILLPLSAKFLNEKKFDALEDLYKKSSLNLFIISGFIFLLIVLNINQLYYIIPEEFSGGLFVVLMISATKLYDAFLGSNNAILFNSDYYRVVLFLGVALVILMIILNIIFIPLYGINGAALATSLAIFVYDSIKLLFVYKKFKMHPFTTDIFRIAGLISLNVLLFYFWEFPFNPVINIALKSALIAVLYVFVVYRFKFSEDISILIERYLKIK from the coding sequence ATGGGAATAGTCGCTTCACAATCTTTTAAAAATGTCATCTCGACATATTTGGGTTTTTTTATTGGAGCCATTAATACGTTATTTCTTTATACAGAGTTTCTTAGCGATGAATATTACGGAATGGTAGGGTATATGTTGTCTTTGGCATATGTAATCATGCCTTTGATAGCTTTCGGAGCACACAATACATTGGTTAAATTTTATTCGTCTTTTAAAACGCGCGTATCGTTAAACAGCTTTTTAACACTCATGTTATTTTTGCCATTTATAATTACGATTCCTCTAAGTTTTTTTAGCTATGTGTGCTATGATATGATTGGTGATCTTTTGTCCCAAAAGAACGACATGATCGGAGGCTATTTGTGGCATATAATAATTATAGCCCTTGCGCTGGCTTATTTTGAAGTGTTTTTTGCTTGGGCCAAGGTGCAAATGCAAACCGTATTTGGCAACTTTATGAAAGAAGTTTTTCACCGGGTAGCAACCATGATATTACTGTTTTTACTGTATTTTAAAGTTGTTGATGTAGAGCAGTTTATGATAGGCTTGGTTTGTGTTTATGTTTTAAGAATGTTCATAATGAATGTTTATGCATTTAATGTTAAGCTTCCTGTTATCACATTTAAACGTATAAATGGCTTGAAGAATATTTTTAAATATTCGTTTTTAATAATTATAGCAGGCTCTATAGTTACTATTCTTTTAGATGTAGACAAAGTAATGCTAGGGCATTATATTCAAATTGAAGAAATAGCTTATTACAATGTTGCTATTTTTATAGCTACGGTTATTGCTGTGCCTCAGCGATCTATGCATCAAATACTATTGCCCTTATCTGCTAAGTTTTTAAATGAAAAAAAATTTGATGCTTTGGAAGATTTGTACAAAAAGAGCTCGTTAAATTTATTTATAATAAGTGGATTTATATTTCTTTTAATAGTCTTGAATATTAATCAGTTATATTACATAATTCCGGAAGAGTTTAGTGGAGGACTTTTTGTAGTACTCATGATTAGTGCCACTAAATTATATGATGCTTTTTTGGGTAGCAACAATGCTATTTTATTTAATAGTGACTATTATAGAGTCGTGTTATTCTTAGGAGTAGCCCTAGTTATTTTAATGATTATTTTAAATATTATCTTTATTCCTCTATATGGTATAAATGGAGCGGCTTTGGCAACTTCTTTGGCTATTTTTGTATATGATTCTATAAAACTACTTTTTGTATATAAGAAGTTTAAAATGCACCCTTTTACAACAGATATATTTAGAATAGCGGGTTTAATATCTTTAAATGTTTTGCTATTCTATTTTTGGGAATTCCCTTTTAATCCTGTGATCAATATTGCTTTAAAATCGGCTTTAATTGCTGTGTTGTATGTATTTGTAGTTTATAGGTTTAAGTTTTCTGAAGATATCTCAATACTTATTGAGCGTTACTTGAAGATTAAATGA
- a CDS encoding GTP cyclohydrolase, whose translation MIILKEVHKKKDLKAFVKFPFKLNKNSKYWVPPIISEEIKTFSKKENPVFNDAEARLFLAYKNEEIVGRIAAIINWLEVKEQTLKKMRFGWFDVIDDVNVSKVLLDKVIEIGKENNLEFIEGPVGFSNLDKVGIVTEGFDQIGSMITWHNLPYYATHFKKLGYDIAKTYSENIMQFKNIKPEFFSRIQELIKKRYQLRALNFTKNKDILPYTDEMFDVFSKSHAVLSTFVEINDEQREYFKKKFIGFLNPEYVKFVLDKDGKLIAFGIVTPSYAKALQKMNGKLFPFGVKHLLHAKKHAKTVTFYLIGVLPEYQNKGVTAIIFDEFHKTFTEKGIELCVRGPELDDNVAIQQIWKNFKPVTNKRRCTFRKDIEKV comes from the coding sequence ATGATAATACTCAAAGAAGTACATAAAAAAAAGGACTTAAAAGCTTTTGTAAAGTTCCCTTTTAAGCTTAATAAAAATTCTAAATATTGGGTACCTCCAATTATTAGTGAAGAAATTAAAACTTTTAGCAAAAAAGAAAACCCTGTATTTAACGATGCTGAAGCCAGATTATTTCTGGCTTATAAAAATGAAGAAATTGTTGGTCGCATAGCAGCCATAATCAATTGGCTAGAAGTAAAGGAGCAAACTTTAAAAAAAATGCGCTTTGGTTGGTTTGATGTTATTGACGACGTTAATGTTTCAAAAGTTTTACTTGATAAGGTTATAGAAATTGGAAAAGAAAACAACCTTGAATTTATTGAAGGTCCTGTTGGTTTTTCTAATCTTGACAAAGTAGGCATAGTAACAGAAGGTTTTGACCAAATTGGGAGTATGATTACATGGCACAATCTACCATATTATGCGACTCATTTTAAAAAACTAGGCTACGATATTGCTAAGACATATTCTGAGAATATCATGCAGTTTAAAAACATTAAACCTGAATTTTTCTCGAGAATACAAGAGCTTATAAAAAAACGTTATCAGTTAAGAGCTTTAAACTTCACTAAAAATAAAGATATTCTTCCCTATACTGATGAGATGTTTGATGTCTTTTCTAAATCACATGCCGTCCTTTCAACATTTGTTGAAATAAATGATGAGCAGCGTGAGTATTTTAAGAAAAAATTTATTGGTTTTCTTAATCCGGAATATGTGAAATTTGTTTTAGATAAAGATGGCAAGTTAATTGCTTTTGGGATTGTAACCCCTTCTTATGCAAAAGCTTTACAAAAAATGAATGGTAAGCTGTTCCCTTTTGGTGTAAAACACTTATTACACGCGAAGAAGCATGCAAAAACAGTGACTTTTTATCTAATCGGTGTTTTACCTGAATACCAAAACAAAGGAGTTACTGCCATTATTTTTGATGAATTTCATAAAACATTTACAGAAAAGGGTATTGAGCTATGTGTAAGAGGGCCTGAATTAGATGACAATGTTGCCATACAGCAAATATGGAAAAACTTTAAGCCAGTTACCAATAAAAGACGCTGTACTTTTAGAAAAGATATTGAAAAAGTTTAA